The Nitrospirota bacterium genome contains the following window.
AAGCTCGAAAAGATGAAGGAGGAGTTCCTTGCCAGGGAGCCTGACATGAAGAGGATGCGGGAAGAATCCTTTGCCGACATCAAGGAGATGATGCTGAGCCCGCAGCTCGACCAGGCGAAGTTGAATGCCCGCACGGAGAAGATCGAGGCCCATGCGAACGACATGATCAAGTTCGTGAGCGCGAAGTTCGCGGAGCTCCATGACCTGCTGACGCCGGAGCAGCGGGCCAAGCTGGTGGCGGAGATGGAGAAGCACGCGGAACGGCATCATCACTGGTAATTTTCAACCGATCGACTTTACGGGCTGTTGCTAACCCAAATTTATCACCCTGAACGCAGTGAAGGGTCTGCCATCACGTTGTACATGCGTGTTCCTTCGCTGCGCTCAGAATGACATTTGAAAAGGAAAGTGATTTGGACAGCAGCCCGTTTACTGTTGACATCTTCTCAATGAGACCGGGCCTCTGCGTCAGAGCCGCCGCTCTGACCCTCTGAAACACATACCGACACAATGCTCAGTGCCCGTGATATACTCGTTCGAGGATAGCTATGCTTGCCCTCACGATACTTTAGTTTGATATCCGGCCGGCGCCCAGGTCGCTTTCGACATACTGTCGGAGAAAAAATAATGGAAAAGAGACGACTATGAAAAGAGAATTGGTGATTGTTCTGTTCTTTGCCGCTGTTGCTGCTGCAATGACCCCGGGGACCGTACTTGCCGAACCCGCAAACTCCGTCAATTTCGCGATCGGAATGTCGAATTTCCTGCCGCACTGTGACGCAACGATCTACTTTATTGAATACGAGCATATGCTTGGCTCGAAGATCTCGGCAGTGGGACGGGTGAGCGAGGTGCACTACACGTTCGACGATGGTGAACACGTAGAGGACGGAAGGCCGAAGGGCGCGGACGTCGGTGTACGCTACTATTTCTCCGGCGGCATGAAGGGGTTCTTCGTCGGCGGATTAGTAGGGTACTGGAAGTCGGACTGGACGTTCACCCATAACAAGAACTTGCCCGACGAATTCAACGGCAACGGACGCTCAAATTCCCTCAGGGCAAATGTGGATGTCGGCGGCCGGTTCCCGATCGGCTCGACCTCCATCTCGATCATGCCTTCACTCAATTTCGGCAGATATTTCTCTTCCACTTCATGCGAATATACCTCGCCTGCGGCAAGGATCGGTGCGCCATGCAGTGAGGAATCTGAGGTCACGTTTTATGCGTTCCTGGCAGTGACGGCCGGAATCGCATTCTAATATGCACCGGGACTTCCTGGGCCAAGTCTTTCCTGTTGACATCACCTCTTTGAAACATCCAAGGGACGCTGTTGTTGACGTTTCGCGGAGAAGATTAAGGTCATATCGCGTCGAGCGGCTGAATCGATCATGCC
Protein-coding sequences here:
- a CDS encoding Spy/CpxP family protein refolding chaperone — its product is MRQIKNRYLLLMIGSFVVLLLLVVAGCYHKTPGDRAESVVQHLVSTLKLDAAQTAKLEKMKEEFLAREPDMKRMREESFADIKEMMLSPQLDQAKLNARTEKIEAHANDMIKFVSAKFAELHDLLTPEQRAKLVAEMEKHAERHHHW
- a CDS encoding autotransporter outer membrane beta-barrel domain-containing protein, translating into MKRELVIVLFFAAVAAAMTPGTVLAEPANSVNFAIGMSNFLPHCDATIYFIEYEHMLGSKISAVGRVSEVHYTFDDGEHVEDGRPKGADVGVRYYFSGGMKGFFVGGLVGYWKSDWTFTHNKNLPDEFNGNGRSNSLRANVDVGGRFPIGSTSISIMPSLNFGRYFSSTSCEYTSPAARIGAPCSEESEVTFYAFLAVTAGIAF